Part of the Thermoplasmatales archaeon genome, CGTAATGCATCCACGCCATAAGTTAGAGGATTTATATAGACTGCATTTTTTAACCATGTTGGCAAGCCGGTAATAGGGAATAAAGCCCCGCTCAGTAAGAAAATAGGCAGTACTATGAAGCTCATTATAAGGTTGAATCCTTCCATGCTATCTGTGAACGCTGCTATCATGAGTCCTAACCCGCCAAAACCTAATGATATTATCAATGAAAGTATCATAGTTACAATGAAACATGCTGGCGTCATTGTGACCCCTACGAGGAATGATAACAATAATAGTATGGTTGTTTGTATCATTGAGGCCGTGCTTATACCCAAAGCTTTTCCAAGGACTATTGATGGTCTTGATATCGGCGCTACCAGTATCTCTTTGAGGAAACCATACTGTCTGTCTATTATTACTGAAACTCCTGAGAATATGCTTGTAAATAGTATGGTTTGGCCTATTATGCCCGGGTAGATAAATGCTCTGTAGCCTCCCGGGACTGCTGCGAATCTTATTGAAGCTCCAAGCCCGGTTCCGAATATGATTAGCCAGAGCAGTGGAGTTACGATGGAAGTGACTATCCTGGATCTGTAGCGTAGGAATCTTTTCATCTCCCTTAACCATATGGTGTATATTCCCTCTATTTCGCCCATATTCTGCCCTCTAGGTTAAATTTTTCTTATCCCCCATTTTATGT contains:
- a CDS encoding ABC transporter permease codes for the protein MGEIEGIYTIWLREMKRFLRYRSRIVTSIVTPLLWLIIFGTGLGASIRFAAVPGGYRAFIYPGIIGQTILFTSIFSGVSVIIDRQYGFLKEILVAPISRPSIVLGKALGISTASMIQTTILLLLSFLVGVTMTPACFIVTMILSLIISLGFGGLGLMIAAFTDSMEGFNLIMSFIVLPIFLLSGALFPITGLPTWLKNAVYINPLTYGVDALRYTILRRSVLPLEINFAIISIFAVIMVFLAAFIFNVKEQSLM